In Citrus sinensis cultivar Valencia sweet orange chromosome 2, DVS_A1.0, whole genome shotgun sequence, a single genomic region encodes these proteins:
- the LOC102627608 gene encoding phospholipase A1-IIdelta, translating into MATDDAEEQAPWPELLGSNNWNGLLDPLDLSLRKLVLRCGDFIQATYDAFNNDQNSKYCGTSRYGKRGFFDKVMLQNAPDYQVFSFLYGTARVSVPEAFLVHSLSRESWDRESNWIGYIAVTSDERSKAIGRREIYVAWRGTTRNYEWINVLGAQQASVGSILNKSKFRVEEKNDTDSSSDSDDDETVPKVMQGWLTIYTSEDPKSSFTKLSARAQLVSKIQELRERYQGEELSVILTGHSLGASLSILSAFDLAENGVTDIPVAAFVFGCPQVGNKAFNERLKSYTNVKVLHVRNTIDLITHYPGRLLGYVNTGTELVIDTRKSPSLKESVNPSDWHNLQAMLHVVAGWNGDDGEFELKVKRSLALVNKSCEFLKDELLVPGSWCVEKNKGMVRDEDGEWVLAPPTDEDLPVPEF; encoded by the coding sequence ATGGCGACAGACGACGCGGAAGAGCAAGCGCCGTGGCCGGAGCTACTGGGGAGCAACAACTGGAACGGGCTGCTGGACCCGCTAGACCTTTCCCTCCGGAAGCTCGTCCTCCGCTGCGGCGACTTCATTCAGGCAACCTACGACGCCTTCAACAACGATCAGAACTCCAAGTACTGCGGCACCAGCCGTTATGGCAAGCGCGGCTTCTTCGACAAAGTCATGCTCCAAAACGCACCGGATTACCAAGTCTTCTCTTTCCTCTACGGCACCGCCCGCGTCAGCGTCCCCGAAGCCTTCTTGGTCCACTCCCTCTCGCGTGAGTCCTGGGACCGCGAGTCGAACTGGATCGGCTACATCGCCGTCACCTCCGACGAACGCTCGAAAGCCATCGGCCGCCGTGAAATCTACGTTGCATGGCGTGGGACCACCAGGAACTACGAGTGGATTAACGTTTTAGGCGCCCAGCAGGCTTCCGTTGGATCGATTTTGAATAAAAGTAAGTTCAGAGTCGAAGAAAAGAACGACACCGACAGCAGCAGCGACAGCGACGATGACGAGACGGTGCCGAAAGTTATGCAAGGATGGCTTACAATTTACACTTCCGAAGATCCCAAGTCGTCATTCACGAAGCTGAGTGCCAGGGCTCAGTTAGTGTCCAAGATTCAAGAGTTGAGGGAACGTTATCAAGGCGAGGAGCTGAGTGTAATTTTAACGGGGCATAGTTTGGGTGCGAGCTTGTCAATTTTAAGCGCTTTTGATTTGGCTGAAAATGGGGTCACTGACATCCCTGTGGCGGCGTTTGTGTTCGGTTGCCCACAAGTTGGGAACAAAGCATTTAACGAAAGACTGAAGAGCTACACGAACGTGAAAGTTTTGCACGTGAGGAACACCATTGATCTCATAACGCACTACCCGGGGAGGTTGCTGGGGTACGTTAATACGGGGACTGAGCTTGTGATCGATACGAGGAAGTCTCCCAGTTTGAAGGAGTCGGTGAATCCGAGTGATTGGCATAATTTGCAGGCGATGCTGCATGTGGTGGCCGGGTGGAATGGGGATGATGGAGAGTTTGAGCTCAAAGTGAAGAGGAGTTTGGCTCTGGTGAATAAGTCTTGTGAGTTCTTGAAGGATGAATTATTGGTGCCTGGCTCTTGGTGCGTTGAAAAGAACAAAGGGATGGTGAGAGATGAAGATGGTGAGTGGGTTTTGGCTCCACCAACTGACGAGGACCTTCCTGTTCCCGAATTTTGA
- the LOC102627320 gene encoding sec1 family domain-containing protein MIP3, giving the protein MALLDVTKSCIDSIKQISEHIKDAILYLDSGCTESFQLIGAFPVLLELGVRAVCSLENMCPLDSVVDWNSNIDPMRKMVVMTSRLLSDAHRYIVRCLIASYGIRHCAIFTSISEIAHSAYTDSPLGPDAFHEYETLLLQDYEELVRKRQTKSRQSEDTGFQKRLTFEDDGWSHLTSSKEDTSTFEASSSGKDFYKEDVGQELVVSVLHFPMILCPLSPRVFVLPSEGSVAEACLSVEHEDSLSPGLPPIGTGSFSDGDDVPPGAILTAHLIYHLASKMDLKMEIFSLGDLSKNVGKLMTDMSSLYDVGRRKRTAGLLLVDRTFDLLTPCCHGDSLVDRMFSSLPRRKRTAFYAHIKGSQSRAKLGSSSVQRSPVEVQIPLAKILSEEDSKLDDSRLQGNIEAFLRGWDAYNSSSEVVDLVYLSNKIYSEKSLSSEIELLSGSFVSTENFRGTPYMEALLDRRMKDGTVLIKKWLQEALRQENLTVNVRSRPGSATKSELQAMIKALAKNQSSLVRNRGIIQFATAALAALDESHSARWDAFISSEKMLHVSAGDTSQSLAAQIGDLINKSCLVGSHDQKTRKMELSSRLLSFKDALLLTVTGYILAGENFPTSGSGGPFSWQEEHFLKEAIVDAIFENPSEAKFKFLHGLPEELEANKNRIKSEESKEASSDPLDIDDFDDDQWGKWGDEDADNNDNREQQYNDMQLKLELQDRVDNLFKFLHKVSGLKRKNIPLRDSAFGSDSHFHGDSYASKGLLYKLLMKVLAKSDVPGLEYHSSTVGRLFKSGFGRFGLGQAKPSLADQNVILIFVIGGINGLEVHEALEALSESGRPDLELILGGTTLLTPADMFDLLLGDSSYI; this is encoded by the exons ATGGCATTGCTTGATGTGACTAAGTCTTGCATCGATTCCATTAAACAA atatcAGAGCACATCAAAGATGCCATCCTTTATTTAGATTCTGGATGTACGGAGAGTTTCCAACTTATCGGAGCATTTCCTGTCCTTCTAGAGCTTGGTGTACGTGCTGTTTGCAGCTTGGAAAACATGTGTCCTCTTGATTCC GTGGTTGATTGGAACTCAAATATCGACCCTATGAGGAAAATGGTGGTTATGACGTCTCGTCTACTAAGTGATGCACATCGATATATTGTACGATGCCTGATCGCAAGCTACGGTATTCGCCACTGTGCAATATTTACTTCTATTTCAGAG ATAGCTCACTCAGCTTATACTGATTCACCTCTGGGGCCAGACGCATTCCATGAATATGAAACCTTGCTTCTCCAAGATTACGAGGAGCTTGTTAGGAAGCGTCAGACGAAATCTCGACAGTCAGAGGATACTGGATTCCAGAAAAGGTTAACCTTTGAAGATGATGGATGGTCACATCTCACATCTAGTAAAGAGGATACTTCTACCTTTGAAGCCAGTTCAAGTGGAAAGGATTTCTATAAAGAAGATGTAGGGCAAGAATTGGTTGTTTCTGTGCTTCACTTCCCCATGATTTTGTGCCCTCTTTCACCTAGAGTTTTTGTCTTACCTTCTGAGGGATCTGTTGCTGAAGCGTGCCTATCAGTTGAACACGAAGATTCCCTTAGTCCTGGGTTGCCTCCAATAGGTACTGGATCATTTTCTGATGGTGATGATGTCCCTCCTGGGGCAATTCTTACAGCACATCTTATTTACCATTTGGCATCAAAG ATGGACTTGAAAATGGAAATATTTTCCCTTGGAGATCTATCAAAAAATGTTGGGAAGCTTATGACAGACATGTCAAGCCTTTATGATGTAGGTCGACGAAAACGAACGGCTGGGTTATTACTTGTTGACCGTACATTTGATCTTCTTACTCCATGCTGTCACGGAGACTCGCTTGTTGATCGTATGTTTTCATCTTTGCCCCGTAGGAAGAGAACAGCATTCTATGCCCACATAAAAGGCTCACAATCGCGGGCCAAGCTTGGGTCTTCTAGTGTACAACGCTCTCCTGTTGAAGTTCAGATACCACTGGCAAAAATTTTAAGTGAAGAAGATTCCAAATTAGATGATTCTCGACTTCAAGGAAATATTGAGGCTTTTCTACGTGGGTGGGATGCTTACAACTCATCTTCCGAAGTTGTAGATTTGGTTTATCtcagcaacaaaatatatagtGAAAAGTCCCTTTCCTCTGAGATTGAGCTACTTAGTGGATCCTTCGTCTCCACTGAAAATTTTCGTGGAACACCATATATGGAAGCTTTATTGGATAGAAGGATGAAAGATGGAACTGTGTTGATAAAGAAGTGGCTTCAGGAAGCACTACGTCAAGAAAATTTAACTGTAAATGTGAGAAGTCGTCCTGGTTCAGCTACAAAATCGGAGTTGCAAGCCATGATTAAAGCACTGGCCAAGAATCAGTCATCTTTAGTAAGAAATAGAGGAATTATTCAGTTTGCAACAGCTGCACTAGCCGCTCTTGACGAATCTCACAGTGCCAGATGGGATGCTTTTATCAGCTCAGAGAAAATGCTGCATGTCAGTGCCGGAGACACAAGTCAGAGTCTTGCTGCTCAGATTGGTGATCTTATCAATAAGAGCTGTTTGGTTGGATCACATGACCAAAAGACCCGAAAAATGGAGCTGTCGTCAAGGTTACTCTCATTTAAAGATGCCTTGCTCCTTACAGTTACTGGATATATATTGGCAGGTGAAAATTTCCCGACATCTGGGTCTGGTGGCCCATTTTCATGGCAGGAAGAGCATTTTCTGAAAGAAGCTATTGTGGATGCAATATTTGAAAACCCATCGGAAGCAAAATTTAAGTTTCTACATGGTCTACCAGAAGAACTTGAGGCCAACAAAAACAGAATCAAATCAGAGGAATCCAAAGAAGCGTCTTCCGATCCGTTAGacattgatgattttgatgatgatcaGTGGGGTAAGTGGGGTGATGAAGATGCtgataataatgataacaGAGAGCAGCAATACAATGACATGCAGTTGAAATTGGAGTTGCAAGATAGAGTGGATAATCTTTTCAAATTCCTTCACAAGGTATCTGGTCTGAAGAGGAAGAATATACCTTTGAGAGACTCGGCATTTGGTTCAGACAGTCACTTCCACGGTGATTCATATGCAAGCAAGGGATTACTTTATAAGCTTCTAATGAAAGTTTTGGCCAAGAGTGATGTACCTGGGTTGGAGTACCATTCATCTACAGTGGGACGACTTTTCAAAAGTGGGTTTGGAAGATTTGGCCTCGGACAG GCGAAACCCAGTCTTGCTGACCAAAATGTTATTCTGATTTTTGTTATCGGGGGCATCAATGGTCTTGAG GTTCACGAAGCTCTGGAGGCGTTGTCTGAAAGTGGAAGGCCTGATTTAGAGTTAATTCTTGGTGGAACAACTCTTCTAACCCCTGCTGACATGTTTGATTTACTATTGGGAGACTCTAGTtacatttga
- the LOC102627029 gene encoding uncharacterized protein LOC102627029, giving the protein MAAVRLLLSQARRHCLTKPHASPSVTFQRTLCSSTAVQNNDESQNPPKQPIPGASYASKPKDESNAPIENAQQQQQRDELQSDNPPRDFQAGEARTDLTREDIRYLKDVPTITPVSYPSRVAPLPEAGEPASGEAEGEGVGEGRRIQAEKKTVRFMRVPEQAQVSVPYPLLIKPESKKKESRPVLDLMDAIKQVKANAKATFDETVEAHVRLAIPPRKTELIVRGTMNLPHGDKKAVRVAFFAEGADAEEARAAGADVVGGLELIEEIASSGKLDVEKCFSTRQFMPRLFKISKILNQHGLMPNPKQGTVTNDVARAVQEAKQGHIKFKMDNTSNVHAGLGKVSLKEELLRENVGAFVNALLLAKPAGLKKTSKFAGYVNSFHMCSTMGPSFPVSIQSLSRALDQYNKVAH; this is encoded by the exons ATGGCGGCCGTGAGGCTTCTTCTCTCCCAAGCTCGCCGCCACTGCCTGACCAAACCCCACGCTTCTCCCTCCGTAACCTTCCAAAGAACTCTCTGCTCATCAACAGCAGTCCAAAACAACGACGAATCGCAAAACCCTCCTAAACAACCCATTCCAGGCGCATCCTACGCCTCCAAACCAAAAGACGAATCAAATGCTCCCATCGAAAACgcacaacaacaacaacaacgaGATGAACTGCAATCCGATAACCCGCCCCGCGATTTTCAGGCCGGGGAGGCCCGAACGGATTTGACCCGGGAGGACATTCGATACCTCAAGGATGTCCCTACAATCACTCCTGTCTCGTATCCGTCCCGCGTCGCTCCTCTGCCCGAAGCCGGAGAGCCTGCTAGCGGGGAGGCTGAGGGGGAGGGAGTCGGGGAGGGGAGGAGAATTCAGGCGGAGAAGAAGACGGTGAGGTTTATGAGGGTGCCGGAGCAGGCGCAGGTGTCTGTCCCCTACCCACTGTTGATTAAGCCGGAGAGTAAGAAGAAAGAGAGCAGACCGGTTCTTGATTTGATGGACGCCATCAAACAAGTCAAG GCCAATGCCAAGGCTACATTTGATGAAACTGTTGAAGCTCATGTACGATTGGCCATTCCTCCTCGCAAAACTGAGCTG ATAGTTCGTGGTACTATGAATCTTCCGCATGGTGATAAGAAG GCCGTCAGGGTGGCTTTCTTTGCTGAAGGGGCTGATGCGGAAGAAGCCAGAGCTGCTGGAGCTGATGTTGTTGGTGGTTTAGAACTTATTGAGGAAATTGCAA GCAGTGGCAAGCTTGATGTTGAGAAATGCTTCTCAACGCGTCAATTCATGCCTCGTCTGTTCAAG ATATCAAAGATTCTTAATCAACATGGTTTGATGCCAAATCCTAAA CAAGGTACAGTAACCAATGACGTTGCTAGAGCGGTACAAGAAGCAAAACAGGGtcacattaaatttaaaatggatAACACATCTAACGTGCATGCAGGACTTGGAAAG GTGAGTCTGAAGGAGGAGCTTCTGCGTGAAAATGTTGGTGCATTTGTAAATGCTCTTCTGCTGGCAAAGCCTGCAGGCTTGAAGAAAA